In the genome of bacterium, one region contains:
- a CDS encoding Ig-like domain-containing protein has product MELRPALHRLSGAGASVVLMLAAVCLFAFPSAGFSWTSVGPWGGVIHDLDASAGGDTLFAGTANGLYMRNITSGAETWTSFESTSGFRVLQVLPDPDGDTVYAIARGTDEPFGFEETVWSGSLYELDLTSDTFQRILGGDNSATAGTVETLSVSSMALCGASGDLIATTENDIFFDGSEPQEVGYVYRRPYGSSSFLDPVYPRITFYMPISAVAGQAGSDTIFIVRSKGNYHEILRDGSCGSSPGYPGAAWPFELDVNGYRNLTGDNGAPTAVELMPGGEVFLGTETGKKLFRRDVGGTWAALGSGMAPYPVAALGRDSLGRPVAVLRKYNWNVDNGVNIKPGVWYLDVATWINAAPYATVSSRIRKWMEVNGTEWLAYDQAGIWSINKSGSLVESDAGIAAVNLDGIVIDPRHRGRTLAFGRSGVYESVNGAWSRLLMSGIGSLKNTDDAAEDVRQSIRDVGYISAAVSPDSEDTIWVGSEAIAGLLRGTRVGAGPAGYLFDQVYWGTSSRTNITDILVDPFNPDIVWFTNLHGDEGILRSTDGGTGFLSMTAHLFPDTDYSANCLVSDLDEPQFRTILAGMKTGSSQAPGILVKGGSQPFQRTSLFMNQEVGGIAFNPMDVNKALTGPENILTNMAIANNGSWEIDPSVGDPSATLPTCAVFRSLEIPGGLDGDNRPDAFAVLNRNGAVFARLFHSEAQTDGGTPGEVWEQVSGAFDIYTPTSVTVDPKDGDLLWVTTQNGSVFTHHSGRFTDYLGPDWPLNLAGELVVLGANASTLDLFWRAPGDDSEMPGWADRYELYYRADGLAISSTTDFNGAYMVDLPSPHISRREENYSLDISSHAGSEYFSLALVAYDEKNNTSGLLTGEVDLAQALSNTPPTALDDSTSLEEDTRNFTVPLLSNDSDADGDTISVISVGGSEHGVSYIDDQGTVRYTPHNNYFGPDTFGYTIVDGKGGSDSATAYLTITSVNDPPVARDDHVTFFEGAIIPIFYMDNDSDVEGTVTCVSHSDPMYGTVTEDHFSSYSPSVFNYTPDEGANWYGTDTFTYTIKDVDGAQDTATVYITVVSRNDAPVSLQDYVLVAEGGMATALTSGASSVLDNDNDPVEGNTLTALVVTGPVYGALILNSDGTFQYAHNGSEAVSDSFTYKARDEDGFGEVAYSSPASVTITIEPLNDAPVAGDDSVFVLASTTNKLITLLDNDSDSDGTLSILYAGPSLHGSVILSTDGYVRYTSPLSSTGYTSDSFTYTVSDGELSDTATVTVNIIDSASAVAIDDAYSIDEDQQSVFDVTRNDARLAEGDHLEVISVTPGNHGTAVADTTADTVTYTPDPAYTGEDTFTYQMTDGYTGSDWGTVTVNVSRVNDPPVAGDHDTTVFTGSPLTFPIPVTDEDSEDLLVSLLSSVLWYSAAAQEKGNTWQLSYESAFGVMGTDVIEYRATDDKGESDTGTLRIWSYNTGKGPVEVTPAALLTSGEPDLALDGSVKLSDATVAFSYVSTIGNTRCNTGTLDHPAPPGYQAGGVAWYYDLSTSAVYTGPLSVIIDLKRVQSSFVNPEQIKIFKYSTVSGQWEPLGYTEVHMMDLEAVGLTDSLGKFALFEPETASSGGGDGGGGGCFIATAAYGSAMEPEVDLLRGYRNSYLVHRWWGRVLLKAYYTLSPAPAAFIAERPLLRQGARLVLSPIIATVKTDEPGCAPAVIGFLLVGIPLAGAGLTVLGMAGILRRRWEAAFKVQRSKANG; this is encoded by the coding sequence ATGGAATTGAGACCCGCCCTACATAGGCTATCCGGAGCCGGCGCCTCAGTTGTCCTGATGCTGGCCGCCGTGTGCCTGTTCGCATTCCCTTCGGCAGGTTTCAGCTGGACCTCCGTCGGGCCGTGGGGCGGTGTGATCCACGACCTGGATGCGTCGGCCGGGGGGGACACCCTGTTCGCCGGGACCGCCAACGGCCTTTACATGAGAAACATCACCTCCGGCGCGGAGACCTGGACCTCCTTTGAAAGCACTTCTGGTTTCCGGGTCCTGCAGGTGCTCCCGGACCCTGACGGGGACACGGTGTATGCCATTGCCAGGGGTACTGACGAACCGTTCGGTTTTGAGGAGACCGTCTGGTCCGGGTCACTTTACGAACTGGACCTTACCTCAGACACCTTCCAGAGAATCCTGGGTGGTGATAACTCCGCCACCGCCGGGACGGTGGAAACGCTGTCGGTGTCTTCCATGGCACTTTGCGGCGCCTCAGGGGATCTCATCGCCACTACGGAAAACGATATTTTCTTCGATGGTTCCGAGCCCCAGGAAGTCGGGTACGTCTATCGGAGGCCCTACGGATCCAGCTCCTTCCTGGATCCCGTTTATCCGCGCATCACTTTTTATATGCCCATCTCCGCTGTCGCCGGACAGGCCGGCTCAGATACTATTTTCATAGTCAGGTCGAAGGGAAACTATCACGAGATCCTCCGGGACGGCAGCTGCGGCTCATCACCAGGATATCCGGGGGCGGCGTGGCCCTTTGAACTGGATGTCAACGGTTATAGAAACCTTACGGGTGATAACGGCGCCCCGACCGCCGTTGAACTGATGCCAGGTGGTGAGGTGTTCCTGGGTACAGAAACCGGCAAGAAATTGTTCCGGCGGGATGTCGGCGGCACCTGGGCCGCTCTCGGGTCCGGGATGGCGCCTTATCCCGTTGCCGCCCTGGGCCGCGATTCACTCGGTCGGCCTGTGGCTGTTCTGAGAAAGTATAACTGGAACGTCGACAACGGCGTTAATATCAAACCCGGAGTGTGGTATCTCGACGTCGCCACATGGATCAACGCGGCCCCCTATGCAACCGTTTCAAGCAGAATACGGAAATGGATGGAGGTGAACGGCACCGAGTGGCTGGCCTATGACCAGGCCGGCATCTGGTCTATCAACAAATCCGGTTCCCTCGTTGAATCCGATGCCGGCATCGCCGCCGTAAACCTCGACGGGATCGTTATCGATCCCCGACACCGGGGCAGGACCCTGGCGTTCGGGAGGAGCGGCGTCTATGAGAGTGTGAATGGGGCCTGGTCCCGGCTGCTCATGTCCGGCATCGGATCCCTGAAAAACACTGACGACGCAGCTGAGGACGTGAGGCAGAGCATACGTGACGTGGGTTATATTTCAGCAGCGGTATCGCCGGACAGTGAAGACACTATTTGGGTGGGGTCTGAGGCTATCGCGGGCCTTCTGAGGGGCACCCGTGTTGGGGCAGGCCCCGCCGGCTACCTGTTCGACCAGGTGTACTGGGGCACCTCGAGCAGGACTAACATCACTGATATTTTGGTCGACCCCTTCAATCCGGACATTGTGTGGTTCACGAACCTGCACGGTGATGAAGGCATCCTCAGAAGCACTGATGGAGGAACCGGTTTCCTTTCCATGACGGCCCATCTTTTCCCGGATACGGATTACAGCGCCAACTGCCTGGTCTCTGACCTGGACGAGCCCCAGTTCCGCACGATCCTGGCCGGCATGAAAACCGGCAGCAGCCAGGCTCCCGGGATCCTCGTGAAGGGGGGAAGCCAGCCGTTCCAGAGGACATCCCTGTTCATGAACCAGGAGGTCGGCGGGATAGCCTTTAACCCCATGGATGTCAACAAGGCCCTGACAGGACCGGAAAACATCCTCACCAATATGGCCATTGCCAATAACGGCTCATGGGAGATCGACCCTTCGGTTGGTGATCCTTCGGCCACTTTGCCCACATGCGCCGTTTTCCGATCCCTCGAAATACCTGGCGGGCTGGATGGAGACAACAGGCCCGACGCCTTCGCTGTTTTGAATAGGAACGGGGCGGTCTTCGCCAGGCTCTTCCATTCGGAGGCCCAGACAGACGGGGGAACCCCGGGGGAGGTCTGGGAACAGGTATCCGGCGCGTTCGACATCTATACGCCCACTTCGGTGACGGTGGACCCAAAGGATGGCGATCTCCTGTGGGTGACCACGCAAAACGGTTCGGTTTTTACCCACCACAGCGGGCGTTTTACCGACTACCTCGGGCCGGATTGGCCGCTCAACCTTGCCGGGGAACTGGTCGTACTTGGTGCAAACGCCTCCACACTGGACCTGTTCTGGCGGGCACCCGGCGACGACAGCGAAATGCCCGGCTGGGCAGACAGGTACGAGCTGTATTACCGTGCAGACGGGCTTGCCATTTCCAGCACCACCGATTTCAACGGGGCCTATATGGTCGACCTGCCGAGTCCGCACATTTCGAGGAGGGAGGAGAATTATTCCCTGGACATCAGCAGCCATGCCGGGTCCGAATACTTCTCCCTTGCTCTCGTGGCCTACGACGAGAAAAATAACACCTCAGGGCTGCTTACAGGAGAAGTGGACCTGGCCCAGGCCCTTAGCAACACGCCGCCCACCGCTTTGGATGATTCGACCAGCCTTGAGGAGGACACCAGGAATTTCACGGTTCCTCTTTTGTCCAACGACAGCGACGCTGATGGAGACACCATCTCTGTGATCTCCGTCGGAGGTTCCGAACATGGTGTTTCCTATATAGACGACCAGGGGACGGTCCGCTATACGCCCCACAACAACTACTTCGGGCCCGACACCTTCGGGTACACCATCGTGGACGGTAAGGGCGGCAGCGACTCCGCCACTGCCTACCTCACTATCACATCGGTCAACGATCCCCCGGTGGCGAGGGATGACCATGTCACCTTCTTTGAGGGCGCCATAATTCCCATTTTCTACATGGACAACGACTCGGACGTGGAGGGGACGGTTACTTGCGTCAGCCACTCCGATCCCATGTACGGAACGGTGACGGAGGATCATTTCAGTTCCTATTCACCTTCGGTCTTCAATTACACACCGGACGAAGGCGCCAACTGGTACGGCACCGACACGTTCACCTACACGATCAAGGACGTCGACGGCGCCCAGGATACGGCCACTGTTTACATCACTGTGGTGTCCCGCAATGACGCTCCCGTATCCCTGCAGGACTACGTCCTTGTAGCCGAGGGGGGGATGGCCACGGCACTCACAAGCGGGGCCTCAAGCGTCCTCGACAACGATAACGATCCCGTGGAGGGCAACACACTGACGGCCCTGGTCGTCACCGGGCCTGTCTACGGGGCCCTCATCCTGAACTCCGACGGGACTTTCCAGTACGCCCACAACGGGTCGGAAGCGGTCTCGGATTCCTTCACCTACAAGGCGAGGGACGAGGATGGGTTCGGTGAAGTGGCCTACTCGAGCCCTGCCAGTGTGACGATCACCATCGAACCTTTAAACGACGCGCCCGTTGCCGGGGACGATTCCGTTTTTGTCCTGGCTAGCACGACGAACAAGCTCATCACCCTTCTGGACAATGACAGCGATTCAGACGGCACCCTTTCCATCCTGTACGCCGGTCCATCCCTGCACGGGTCGGTGATCCTCAGTACAGACGGGTATGTCCGCTATACGAGTCCCCTTTCCAGCACAGGATATACCAGCGACAGCTTTACCTACACGGTAAGCGATGGAGAACTGTCCGACACGGCAACCGTGACCGTGAATATCATCGATTCCGCATCGGCGGTGGCCATCGACGACGCGTACTCCATCGATGAGGACCAGCAGTCCGTCTTCGATGTGACCAGGAACGACGCCCGCCTTGCTGAGGGGGACCACCTCGAAGTGATCTCGGTCACCCCGGGGAATCACGGGACCGCCGTTGCCGACACCACCGCCGACACCGTGACCTACACCCCGGACCCGGCCTACACTGGGGAGGACACCTTCACCTACCAGATGACGGACGGCTACACCGGCAGCGACTGGGGCACCGTCACCGTGAACGTGAGCAGGGTCAACGACCCGCCAGTGGCAGGCGATCACGATACCACGGTCTTCACGGGCAGCCCCCTGACCTTCCCGATACCGGTCACCGACGAGGATTCGGAGGACCTCCTCGTATCCCTTCTTTCGAGCGTCCTGTGGTACTCCGCAGCGGCCCAGGAGAAGGGAAACACCTGGCAGCTTTCCTACGAGAGCGCCTTCGGTGTCATGGGAACGGACGTCATCGAGTACAGGGCGACGGACGACAAGGGGGAATCGGATACGGGGACGCTCAGGATCTGGTCCTACAACACGGGCAAGGGGCCCGTGGAAGTCACCCCGGCTGCTTTGCTCACTTCGGGTGAGCCAGACCTGGCCCTGGACGGCTCGGTCAAGCTCTCGGACGCCACGGTTGCTTTCAGCTACGTTTCGACGATCGGTAACACCAGGTGCAACACGGGCACCCTCGATCACCCGGCCCCTCCGGGTTACCAAGCGGGCGGGGTCGCTTGGTATTATGATCTCTCAACGAGCGCGGTCTACACGGGACCGCTCAGCGTGATCATCGACCTTAAGAGAGTGCAGAGCAGCTTTGTCAACCCGGAACAGATCAAGATCTTCAAATATTCCACGGTCAGCGGCCAGTGGGAGCCGCTGGGGTATACGGAAGTCCACATGATGGACCTGGAGGCCGTCGGTTTAACGGACAGCCTCGGGAAGTTCGCTCTTTTCGAACCTGAAACGGCTTCTTCCGGGGGCGGAGACGGCGGGGGAGGCGGCTGTTTTATCGCCACTGCGGCCTACGGGAGCGCCATGGAGCCGGAAGTGGACCTCCTGCGCGGGTACAGGAACAGTTACCTGGTCCACCGGTGGTGGGGGAGGGTGTTGCTGAAAGCCTACTACACCCTGAGCCCGGCACCGGCGGCCTTTATCGCCGAAAGGCCGCTACTCAGGCAGGGTGCGCGCCTGGTACTGTCGCCCATTATCGCGACTGTGAAAACAGACGAGCCAGGCTGCGCTCCGGCGGTGATCGGGTTCCTTCTTGTGGGAATCCCCTTAGCGGGAGCCGGCCTGACTGTTTTAGGCATGGCGGGGATCTTGAGAAGACGATGGGAGGCGGCGTTCAAGGTTCAACGATCAAAGGCCAACGGGTAA